The Brassica oleracea var. oleracea cultivar TO1000 chromosome C6, BOL, whole genome shotgun sequence genomic interval TCACTATCTCTCCTTTCTTTTCCTCTTCTCTTTATCAATTTCAATCTCCGACTCACGTAAAGAGTTGTGAGATCTCGACTTCTCAATTATGATGGCAAGAAGAAACTAAATAGAAACAACCAAAGTTTGAGCCAACAGTGTCTTGTCTTCTGTTGAATAACAGGAGAAAAAATGTCTTGCAATAATGGAATGTCTTTTTTCCCTTCAAATTTCATGATCCAAACCTCTTACGAAGACGATCATCCTCATCAAGCTCCATCTCTTGCACCTCTCCTTCCTTCTTGCTCTATACCTCAGGATCTACATGGTATATGCATACATACACACACTTACTCATGGTCTCCTCTTTATTCTAAAAACTCTGTTTTCTTGCTCTGTTTTTAGGGTTTGCTTCGTTTCTAGGTAAGAGATCTCCAATAGAAGTGGGGAACAATATGAACGGAGAAGAGGATTATTCAGATGATGGGTCTCACATGGGAGAGAAGAAGAGGAGACTGAACATGGAGCAAGTGAAGACGTTGGAGAAGACTTTCGAGCTTGGAAACAAACTTGAACCAGAGATGAAAATGCAGTTGGCTCGTGCCTTGGGTTTACAGCCAAGACAGATCGCGATTTGGTTTCAGAACAGAAGAGCTCGCTGGAAAACAAAGCAGCTCGAGAAAGATTATGATACGCTTAAACAGCAATTCGATGCCCTTAAAGCTGATAATGAGCTTCTTCAAACTCATAATCAGAAACTCCAAGCTGAGGTAATTAATCTCACAGCTTTACTTTTAAAAATTGAAAATTTTAATTAAATACAGTTTGTTTTATTAAAAAGTATTGGAATATGTTATATTTCCTATTTGGATACAGACGGTTTATAGACTTGGAATTTTTGGTTAATAATCTCTTATATCGCGTTCACTAGGGTAATTTAAAAAAAAAAATTAAAGGTAAAAATCTAAGTTTATTTAAAAATAATATTTTGATAATAATTATTGGATCGGAAGTTGCATTCAAGTAGGGTTAGTAAACTCGACATGATTCATGACTTTTAAACATCATTATCTTCTTTTCCTCCCTCTTGTATGAAACTAGAGATCTGAAAATAATAGCTTTGTTATGCTTATCACATTATACAGTACTCTCTTTTTCTAAATTCGAATCTAATAGGTTTCATAAATGTGTTTTAAAACTTCAGATAATGGGATTAAAAAACAAAGAACAAATAGAATCAATAAATTTGAACAAAGAGACAGAAGGATCTTGCAGTAACAGAAGCGATAACAGTTCCGATAATCTCAGACTTGATATCTCGACCGCGCTGCCATCAGTAGACAGCACAATAACCGGCGGCCACCCACCAGCACCGCAGACAGTCGGTCGACACTTCTTCCCACCGTCACCAGCAGCCGCAACGACCACCACAACGACGATGCAGTTCTTCCAAAACTCGTCGTCAGGACAAAGCATGGTTAAAGAAGAAAACAGTATCAGTAACATGTTGTGTGCAATGGATGACCACTCTGGTTTCTGGCCATGGCTTGATCAGCAACAGTACAATTGAAACTGAACGACCTGTTTTTCTTTTTCTTTTTTTAAATAATATATACATTTTTGTTTTTGTATTGAATTTTGTTCAAAAGAACCCATGCATGTTTCAAAAAAAAATTGGAATCTGTCATCAGCTCACTTTGAAATCTACAACCAAACACCACCGAGATTTTTGTGCTTTTTCAGCAATGGTATGTAAAATAATGGGTAAAAGTCATCTAATTATATACATATATATCATTATGGCAATAACATTTGTCTATGAGAATTTAGTATGGAGAAAATAATATAATATTTAAATCGTTTAGTCGTGGGTACTGGCACCATGTGGTCGTAGTCGTCATATTCAGAAGTGGGAAGAAATAAATGGAATAGACAATGAAAATGACGTTTTCCA includes:
- the LOC106298388 gene encoding homeobox-leucine zipper protein ATHB-13; its protein translation is MSCNNGMSFFPSNFMIQTSYEDDHPHQAPSLAPLLPSCSIPQDLHGFASFLGKRSPIEVGNNMNGEEDYSDDGSHMGEKKRRLNMEQVKTLEKTFELGNKLEPEMKMQLARALGLQPRQIAIWFQNRRARWKTKQLEKDYDTLKQQFDALKADNELLQTHNQKLQAEIMGLKNKEQIESINLNKETEGSCSNRSDNSSDNLRLDISTALPSVDSTITGGHPPAPQTVGRHFFPPSPAAATTTTTTMQFFQNSSSGQSMVKEENSISNMLCAMDDHSGFWPWLDQQQYN